The genomic DNA aatatgcatataatatgtattatatactAACCATgaaattatttgtgaaaataaacatctatatgattaaattagaaaaaaaaaaatttcaaagacaAATGGCAAATACTTACCCATTATATGTAATACCACACCATAAGTACTTTAAGTAAACAAcctatttttctataaaacacacaaattttcAAGAATGTTGTTTAAAAAAAGAGTAGTTAGGCATTGAAAACTCATCTTTTATACAttgcttataaaaaaaatgcattaaGAAGCTAAGTTAGGAAGATTTTACACTATCCACATATAAACCGTCAGTTATCCGTCGGATATTTCTAACGAATTACCGACGGATTCAAAAAATACATACCAAATTTTGACACAATCCGACGAAAAGTTTATATGCGTCAGTTTTCCGTCGATTTTTTCTGACAGATTACCGACAGATCAAAAATCAccgataaaaattatatatccatCGGTAATTCGTCAGAAAAACTAACGGATTACCGACGGATGTTATCCGTCAGTAATTTTCCGACGAACAACCGACAAACTAATCTTCTGTCAGATATTCGTTGGTAAAACGTCGGTAATTATCGACGGATTAGTACCGTCAGTAATTCCGTCAGTTATcgtcttattttcttgtagtggatcCTTTGTTCTTAAGTTATAAGTTTTTAAACTAATTACTACGAGAAAACATGCAAATTCTATAATTGACACATAAACCGTCAAAAATCCATCtgaaaaggctaaaaccgatgGATTTTCGGCAAACAGAGTCCGTTGGTTCTAGAACGTTTGAGAAAATATATCTGTCAAAAACTTCCAACGGACATCAAAGAATTTACTACTAAGTTTGAACAACTaagtatttttaattacaaagtTATTCAACCATTATATATTGTGTTTAATCATATTGAATTTAAACTTAACCAAAAATATCTCCGAAGTCTCTCTTTTTAGCAGTATCCATCTCTATATCATCTTCTGGCTTCGCTTCGGTCTATGATTCAATCACCAAAGCGGCGAGTACCAACAttctagttattaaaatatatctctttattttttctgttaaaaaagaattcatatttattattttattttatttttatattagtaGTTTATATCCAAATTCTACTTAGGATTGTACTGAATATTGTGTAGCTCATTCATTATTAtctccatgttttttttttgttcgtatcATTATTGACTCTATATATATCACtactaaaatacatatataaaaacctTCTCCATATTAACCATCTCTTTTTAATCAATCATTGCACAATGGGAGACACAGAAAAAAATTCACGTGGCTCCTACGACGACATGATCGAATTAGCCTGCTTCCTTATTTCTGTCGCCTGTTTCATAGCTTTTATGGGTTCTATCTTTTATGCAGTGAACCAAGAAACTCCTGATTACCCTGTGCCGAATATAGAAATAGCTTCTATGGATTTCACACTGCGTAATATTACAAAAACTCGTCTCAGTGCAAATTGGGATTTATTGATAAGGGTCCCTAGTAACCTTCCTGATCTCTATATATGTCTTCAAGGAGACATTCAAGCTTCGCTGTTTTACAAGAATATTACTCTTGTTACCTCGTCCGCACAAAGggtatataataattttttattcaatttgtaGCTCAATTCTCTAGTACTAttgtttaaaattgttaatgaaCTATTCTGATTGAAATCGCTTGCATGTAATATAGGTACAACGATCTCAAATACGGATCAGCTCAACTACTTAAGGTTTCGGCTTCTATCTCTGAAGAAGATATGGGCGGTTTGATTGGAAAAAACATTACCAAAGATATCAAAAAGAAGAGGGAAGTGAAGTTTGGGTCGCAGTTCTTTCTTACGGATTGTAGAAAAGGGACGACAGAAGTTTTGAGCTATGTGTGTGATGAAATTACGTTACGGTTCAAGCCAGGTTCTGAGACCAACGCCACTAAGTTTGGGAAGAACCCTATCTgctctaatttttaatttagttatattttaattctgtaAAGATTCGatttactttgtttgtttttcttttggtgaaaACCTTTTCGATGAAACTAGTGGTGGAtgttctaaaacaaaattattatttttatttgatctcttagatttaatataatatatttttatttgatctcTTAGATGAAACtaggttttgaaataaataagttgagtcgaaattttggagcatatatagaagtgaacatgtaaaatatggttatGCACATGTAAATTTTGAAAGTCTTAGGCACATAACACATTCTCACTTGTAAATGTTGGTAAATGTTGTTTTGAAtgcctattttgtatatcaattttgtaatttgtttttcttttgatccatatgataaatttttaatataaaaattttagttttagatcataattcataaaccctaatagattttatatctaagtcacaatatttatgctacttattacccatgctatattttatacaagtgtgtttttatgtattacccatgaaaatgagtttaaacaaatattaactatttcaaatactaatattttaaatttgttcttTAACGTTACaactgtgtttgtatgtatttattaCCTTTCTTTCTGATAACCATTTCCAtggtcctttattttatttataggttatgACTTCTGATGAAAAAGGTTTTGCGATAGTTTAGGGTCCAGGAAGATTTGGACGTCTAGGTGATATATATCTCATGATATGGGTTTCCAAAGACATGTAATTCttccaaattcagtttttattttcttaaaatataattaacatctaatttcttttcactacattatattttaggttatattatgtatgcacttattttttctcTCATATGCTCCATTATTTTTCCTAGCCATGAtctattgttgatgatgtgatgatagtGCTTACCCGCAAGCA from Camelina sativa cultivar DH55 chromosome 7, Cs, whole genome shotgun sequence includes the following:
- the LOC104704793 gene encoding uncharacterized protein LOC104704793, whose protein sequence is MGDTEKNSRGSYDDMIELACFLISVACFIAFMGSIFYAVNQETPDYPVPNIEIASMDFTLRNITKTRLSANWDLLIRVPSNLPDLYICLQGDIQASLFYKNITLVTSSAQRVYNNFLFNLYNDLKYGSAQLLKVSASISEEDMGGLIGKNITKDIKKKREVKFGSQFFLTDCRKGTTEVLSYVCDEITLRFKPGSETNATKFGKNPICSNF